Proteins found in one Roseovarius pelagicus genomic segment:
- a CDS encoding GntR family transcriptional regulator has protein sequence MKPAPTDAYSLILEAIDLGVYKPGDRLVESDLAERLGVSRTPIREALQRLETQSLLTRDGRSLIVSSLDHNQLAELYVVRAELEGLAASLAARHATAEEVAVLRDMVEQDRALVGNPGAMARANRRFHKQIHLASHNRFLVQQLGLVHRSMALMATTSLAAVGRDSAAIAEHDAIVRAIETQDTAAAREALQAHISKAFVTRLKLDSGEVKSTI, from the coding sequence ATGAAACCTGCCCCAACCGATGCCTATTCTCTGATCTTGGAGGCGATTGACCTTGGCGTCTACAAACCCGGCGACCGTCTGGTTGAAAGTGATCTTGCAGAACGGTTGGGTGTTTCACGCACCCCCATCCGAGAAGCTTTGCAGCGTCTGGAAACCCAGTCACTCTTGACCCGAGACGGGCGCAGTCTGATCGTATCATCACTCGATCACAATCAACTGGCGGAACTATACGTCGTGCGCGCCGAGTTGGAAGGATTGGCTGCCAGCCTCGCCGCGCGCCACGCGACCGCTGAAGAAGTGGCGGTATTACGCGACATGGTCGAGCAAGACCGCGCATTGGTCGGCAATCCCGGTGCGATGGCCCGTGCCAACCGACGCTTTCACAAACAGATACATCTCGCCTCGCATAACCGTTTTCTGGTCCAGCAATTGGGATTGGTTCACCGGTCCATGGCGCTAATGGCCACGACCTCGCTGGCCGCCGTGGGACGCGATTCGGCAGCAATCGCCGAACATGATGCCATCGTGCGTGCGATCGAGACTCAGGATACAGCCGCCGCAAGAGAGGCGCTGCAAGCGCATATCTCAAAAGCGTTCGTGACGCGCCTGAAACTGGATTCCGGTGAGGTCAAATCCACGATTTGA
- a CDS encoding helix-turn-helix domain-containing protein, whose product MSIDATNTKKTAFLTQDPHSTADGVREKVLEVAIGREVRAFRRKQEITVADLAQITGLSIGMLSKIENGNTSPSLTTLRTLANALRVPLTSFFRSFEEHREAVHTKAGQGVEMQRDGTRANHQYNLLGHIGANASGVIVEPYLITLTEESDVFPTFQHGGIETIYMLEGEVEYRHGDDVHTLEPGDTLFFDADAPHGPEKLIKLPARYLSIISYPQKA is encoded by the coding sequence ATGAGCATAGATGCAACAAACACCAAGAAGACCGCATTCTTGACCCAAGACCCGCACAGCACCGCAGATGGTGTGCGCGAAAAGGTTCTTGAAGTTGCTATCGGCCGCGAAGTTCGGGCGTTCCGTCGCAAACAGGAAATCACCGTAGCAGATCTGGCCCAGATAACCGGGCTGTCCATCGGTATGCTGTCAAAAATCGAAAATGGGAACACATCGCCCTCGCTAACGACGCTGCGAACGTTGGCTAACGCGCTCAGAGTGCCGCTGACCAGTTTCTTTCGCAGCTTCGAGGAGCACCGAGAAGCTGTCCACACCAAGGCCGGCCAAGGTGTCGAAATGCAACGCGATGGCACGCGCGCCAATCACCAGTATAATCTACTGGGTCACATCGGGGCCAATGCCTCTGGCGTTATTGTAGAGCCTTATCTGATCACACTTACCGAAGAATCAGACGTGTTCCCAACCTTTCAACATGGCGGGATCGAGACGATTTACATGCTGGAAGGCGAAGTGGAATACAGGCACGGGGATGATGTGCATACGCTCGAACCGGGCGATACGTTGTTCTTCGATGCCGATGCACCGCACGGACCTGAAAAGCTGATCAAGCTGCCCGCGCGTTACCTTTCGATTATCAGCTACCCCCAAAAAGCCTGA
- a CDS encoding GXGXG domain-containing protein — protein sequence MQTFDLEAQGLRDLNTTLQAQSKETNQTKWEIVNAKGSHAIAVGLDAPIEVNVMGSTGYYCAGMNKQATVRVHGSAGPGVAENMMSGTVIIEGDASQYAGATAHGGTLVIKGNASSRCGISMKGIDIIVHGNIGHMSAFMAQSGNMVVCGDAGDALGDSLYEARLFVRGSVKSLGADCIEKEMRPEHIEILKDLLERGECDAKPEEFKRYGSARKLYNFNIDNAY from the coding sequence ATGCAAACATTCGATCTAGAAGCGCAGGGATTGCGCGACCTGAACACGACACTTCAGGCACAATCCAAGGAAACCAACCAGACCAAGTGGGAAATCGTGAACGCCAAGGGCAGCCACGCGATTGCCGTCGGTCTGGACGCCCCCATTGAGGTCAACGTCATGGGGTCCACCGGCTATTACTGCGCCGGCATGAACAAGCAGGCGACCGTGCGCGTGCATGGTTCAGCCGGGCCGGGCGTTGCCGAAAACATGATGAGCGGTACGGTCATCATAGAAGGCGATGCCAGCCAATATGCAGGTGCTACCGCGCATGGCGGCACATTGGTGATCAAGGGCAACGCCTCGTCGCGCTGCGGCATCTCGATGAAAGGCATCGACATCATCGTGCATGGCAACATCGGCCATATGAGCGCGTTCATGGCCCAGTCGGGTAACATGGTCGTCTGTGGCGACGCCGGCGATGCCTTGGGCGACAGCCTGTATGAGGCGCGCCTGTTCGTGCGCGGATCAGTCAAATCTCTGGGGGCAGATTGCATCGAAAAAGAGATGCGTCCCGAGCATATCGAGATCCTAAAGGATCTGCTGGAGCGCGGCGAATGCGACGCCAAACCGGAAGAGTTCAAGCGCTACGGCTCGGCCCGCAAGCTGTACAACTTCAACATTGACAACGCTTACTAA
- a CDS encoding UbiH/UbiF family hydroxylase has product MADVDIVISGGGVAGLTAAAVFGTAGFSVLCVDPAPPVTARDADGADLRSTAFLQPARSLLEDAGLWPRLASHAAPLEIMRIVDAGGDLAEPRSVRDFEAVELSDAPFGWNLPNWLLRREMTAHLDSLPNVEFRPGTATEGLLTRMAEARVRLSDGGTVRARLVIAADGRNSPIREAAGISAKVTRYGQKALAFAVTHPIPHGNVSTEIHRSGGPFTLVPLPDYEGMPSSAVVWMEHGPEALRLAALDAPAFEEEMSTRSCHLFGPLTLASRRTVWPIISQVAAQMSAERVALVAEAAHVVPPIGAQGLNMSLGDMRVLRDLAVAAPDRLGDAAMLDAYHRKRHGEVRARVAGIDVLNRASMAGARPLRDARAMGLNAIHAFAPVRKTLMGLGLGMRR; this is encoded by the coding sequence ATGGCGGACGTAGATATCGTGATCTCTGGCGGTGGCGTGGCCGGGCTGACTGCGGCAGCGGTGTTTGGCACTGCGGGGTTTTCGGTGCTTTGTGTCGATCCAGCCCCGCCCGTTACCGCACGCGATGCAGACGGGGCGGATTTACGCAGCACCGCATTCTTGCAACCCGCGCGCTCTCTGCTCGAAGATGCGGGATTGTGGCCGCGCCTTGCCAGTCATGCGGCCCCACTCGAAATCATGCGTATCGTGGATGCGGGGGGCGATCTGGCCGAGCCACGGTCGGTTCGGGATTTCGAGGCGGTCGAACTGTCTGATGCGCCATTTGGCTGGAACCTGCCCAACTGGCTGCTGCGTCGAGAGATGACAGCGCATCTGGACAGTCTGCCGAATGTCGAATTCCGCCCCGGTACTGCGACGGAGGGTCTGTTGACACGCATGGCCGAGGCACGCGTGCGTCTCAGCGATGGCGGCACTGTGCGCGCGCGTTTGGTGATCGCAGCGGATGGACGCAACTCGCCCATTCGCGAGGCAGCAGGAATTTCAGCCAAGGTCACGCGATACGGGCAAAAAGCGCTCGCTTTTGCGGTCACGCACCCGATCCCGCATGGCAATGTCTCGACCGAAATCCATCGTAGCGGCGGACCGTTCACGCTGGTGCCGCTGCCGGATTACGAGGGGATGCCCTCTTCGGCGGTGGTCTGGATGGAGCATGGGCCGGAGGCGCTGCGTCTGGCAGCACTGGATGCACCCGCGTTCGAAGAGGAAATGAGCACACGCAGTTGTCATCTCTTTGGTCCGCTCACGCTGGCCTCGCGCCGGACTGTTTGGCCGATCATCAGCCAAGTTGCGGCGCAGATGTCCGCAGAACGTGTGGCACTGGTGGCCGAGGCGGCGCATGTGGTCCCGCCGATCGGCGCACAAGGCCTGAACATGAGCCTCGGTGATATGCGCGTGTTACGTGATCTGGCCGTGGCCGCGCCAGATCGGTTGGGTGACGCGGCGATGCTGGACGCTTACCACCGCAAGCGGCACGGTGAGGTACGCGCGCGCGTGGCAGGGATTGACGTGCTGAATCGCGCATCAATGGCCGGTGCGCGGCCGCTGCGCGATGCGCGGGCGATGGGACTGAACGCGATCCATGCCTTTGCGCCGGTACGCAAGACGCTGATGGGGCTGGGCTTAGGCATGCGCCGCTGA
- the glnT gene encoding type III glutamate--ammonia ligase: protein MTTDLAKFAADNGVKYFMISFTDLFGAQRAKLVPAQAIADMQEDGAGFAGFATWLDLTPAHPDMLAVPDPSSVIQLPWKPEIAWVAGNCVMEGADVAQAPRNVLRRLIDEAAEEGMHVKTGIEAEFFLLTPDGDQISDPFDTAAKPCYDQQAMMRRLDVIREISDYMLDLGWGPYQNDHEDANGQWEMNWDFDDALSTADKHSFFKFMTRSIAEKHGFRATFMPKPVEGLTGNGCHAHISVWDAPGKAAKVNVFAGEGEGQTGELGLSERGKHFLGGIMKHASALAAITNPTVNSYKRINAPRTTSGATWAPNTVTWTGNNRTHMVRVPGPGRFELRLPDGAVNPYLLQAIIIAAGLSGIRSKADPGKRHDIDMYAEGHKVRGAPKLPLNMLDALREYDKDKGLKEMMGEEFSKSYIKMKMQEWNDYTSHFSQWEKDHTLDI, encoded by the coding sequence ATGACCACAGATCTCGCCAAATTTGCCGCTGATAACGGCGTGAAATACTTTATGATTTCCTTCACCGATCTCTTTGGTGCCCAACGCGCCAAACTGGTCCCAGCGCAAGCGATTGCAGACATGCAGGAAGACGGTGCAGGCTTTGCCGGGTTCGCCACATGGCTGGATCTGACGCCCGCGCATCCTGACATGCTCGCCGTGCCGGACCCATCATCGGTGATTCAACTGCCGTGGAAGCCCGAAATTGCATGGGTCGCTGGGAACTGCGTCATGGAGGGTGCAGATGTGGCTCAGGCCCCGCGCAACGTGCTGCGCCGCCTGATTGACGAAGCGGCCGAAGAAGGCATGCATGTCAAAACCGGGATCGAAGCCGAATTTTTCCTGTTGACCCCCGACGGCGACCAGATCAGCGACCCCTTTGATACCGCGGCCAAGCCCTGCTACGACCAGCAGGCGATGATGCGCCGCCTCGACGTGATCCGCGAGATCAGCGATTACATGCTCGATCTGGGCTGGGGCCCCTACCAGAACGACCACGAGGACGCCAACGGCCAGTGGGAAATGAACTGGGATTTCGACGATGCTCTTTCAACGGCGGACAAGCACAGCTTCTTCAAGTTCATGACCCGGTCCATTGCCGAAAAGCACGGTTTCCGCGCCACCTTCATGCCCAAGCCGGTCGAGGGTCTGACAGGCAATGGTTGCCACGCGCATATCTCAGTCTGGGACGCGCCCGGCAAGGCAGCCAAAGTCAACGTCTTTGCAGGCGAGGGTGAAGGCCAGACCGGTGAGCTGGGCCTATCCGAGCGCGGCAAGCATTTCCTCGGTGGTATTATGAAACACGCCAGCGCGCTGGCGGCGATCACCAACCCCACCGTAAACAGCTACAAGCGGATCAATGCACCGCGTACCACGTCCGGTGCCACATGGGCTCCAAACACGGTGACATGGACCGGCAACAACCGGACGCATATGGTACGCGTGCCCGGCCCCGGCCGGTTCGAACTGCGCCTGCCCGATGGAGCAGTCAATCCATATTTGCTGCAGGCGATCATCATTGCAGCAGGCCTGTCGGGTATCCGGTCCAAGGCTGATCCGGGCAAACGCCATGACATCGACATGTACGCCGAAGGTCACAAGGTACGCGGCGCGCCCAAGCTGCCGCTAAACATGCTCGACGCGTTGCGCGAATATGACAAGGACAAGGGCCTGAAAGAGATGATGGGCGAAGAATTCTCCAAATCCTACATCAAGATGAAGATGCAGGAATGGAACGACTACACCTCGCATTTCTCGCAGTGGGAAAAAGACCACACGCTGGATATCTGA
- a CDS encoding aminotransferase class V-fold PLP-dependent enzyme → MTALLDTVDPDGLLEYSVVFTDRSLNHMSASFQQVMRDISGMLKEVYNADAVALVPGGGSYAMEAVARQFGADAHALIVRNGWFSYRWTQIFDAGKFTSEETVCMARQTGNGTTAPFAPAPIEEVTARIREARPDVVFAPHVETSAGLILPDDYVTALAAAAHEVGALMVLDCIASGCAWIDMQATGVDVLISAPQKGWSASPSAGLVMLSARAVERMEATTSNSFAIDLKKWHQIMAAYENGGHAYHATMPTDALRAFRDTMLETKEYGFKRLREAQWALGDGVRAMLADKGMTSVAADGFGAPGVVVTYTEDPDIQNGKKFAAEGMQIAAGVPLQCDEPEGFRTFRLGLFGLDKLYDVPAAQARLKSVLDKVL, encoded by the coding sequence ATGACCGCCCTTCTTGATACAGTCGATCCCGATGGCCTGTTGGAATACTCGGTGGTTTTCACCGACCGTTCGCTGAACCACATGTCGGCCAGCTTTCAACAAGTCATGCGTGACATCTCTGGCATGCTGAAAGAGGTCTACAATGCTGATGCCGTGGCGCTGGTGCCCGGTGGCGGCAGCTATGCGATGGAAGCGGTCGCCCGTCAATTCGGTGCGGATGCCCATGCGCTGATCGTGCGTAACGGCTGGTTCTCCTATCGCTGGACACAGATTTTTGACGCAGGCAAATTCACGTCGGAAGAAACCGTGTGCATGGCGCGTCAGACCGGCAACGGCACAACCGCGCCCTTCGCCCCTGCCCCGATTGAAGAGGTCACGGCCAGAATTCGCGAGGCGCGCCCCGATGTGGTTTTCGCCCCGCATGTCGAAACGTCGGCAGGTCTGATCCTGCCCGACGATTATGTGACAGCACTCGCTGCAGCGGCGCATGAAGTCGGCGCCCTGATGGTCCTGGATTGCATCGCGTCGGGCTGTGCGTGGATCGACATGCAGGCAACCGGCGTTGATGTCCTGATCTCGGCCCCGCAAAAGGGCTGGTCAGCTTCGCCCTCGGCGGGGCTGGTCATGCTCTCGGCCCGCGCGGTCGAACGGATGGAGGCCACCACATCGAACAGCTTCGCGATTGATCTGAAAAAATGGCACCAGATCATGGCGGCCTATGAAAATGGCGGACATGCCTATCATGCCACGATGCCCACCGATGCGCTGCGGGCTTTTCGCGACACGATGTTGGAAACGAAAGAATATGGGTTCAAGCGATTGCGCGAGGCGCAATGGGCGTTGGGCGACGGCGTGCGCGCCATGCTGGCCGATAAGGGGATGACATCCGTTGCCGCCGACGGGTTCGGCGCGCCGGGCGTTGTCGTCACCTATACCGAAGACCCCGACATCCAGAACGGTAAGAAATTTGCCGCCGAAGGCATGCAGATCGCCGCAGGAGTTCCTCTACAATGCGACGAGCCGGAAGGCTTTCGCACGTTCCGGCTGGGCCTCTTTGGCCTTGATAAACTTTATGATGTGCCCGCGGCCCAAGCCCGCCTCAAATCCGTGCTCGACAAAGTGCTCTGA
- a CDS encoding class II glutamine amidotransferase has product MCGIVGLFLKDPSLESRLGDMLTDMLITMTDRGPDSAGIAIYRDETPGRVKMTVQSDTPDDDFAQLDTELGSSIGKSITMRVIDTHAVLDIPSDSVTTARAALGTIRPNVRVMSYGETLEIYKEVGLPKDVAARFELSKMHGTHGIGHTRMATESAVTTMGAHPFNTGADQCLVHNGSLSNHNALRRKLRREGVHIETMNDTEVGAAYLTWRMQNGATLGEALQSSLDDLDGFFTFVVGTKDGFGVVRDPIACKPAVMAETDQYVAFGSEYRALVNLPGIEQARVWEPEPATVYFWSHNAAPTATEKAA; this is encoded by the coding sequence ATGTGTGGCATCGTTGGCCTTTTCCTCAAAGACCCCAGCCTGGAATCTCGGCTGGGAGATATGCTTACCGACATGCTGATCACCATGACGGATCGCGGCCCCGACAGCGCTGGCATCGCAATCTATCGTGATGAGACGCCGGGCCGTGTGAAAATGACCGTTCAATCGGACACACCAGATGACGATTTCGCGCAGCTGGATACCGAGCTCGGTTCAAGCATTGGTAAATCTATAACAATGCGCGTCATTGATACGCACGCCGTGCTGGATATTCCGAGCGATAGCGTAACCACCGCGCGCGCGGCGCTGGGCACAATTCGCCCCAACGTCCGGGTGATGAGCTATGGCGAAACGCTTGAGATCTACAAAGAGGTCGGACTGCCCAAAGACGTCGCTGCCCGCTTTGAACTGAGTAAAATGCACGGCACGCACGGGATTGGTCACACTCGCATGGCAACTGAATCCGCCGTGACCACAATGGGCGCACACCCGTTCAACACTGGTGCAGATCAGTGTCTTGTGCACAATGGCTCGCTCAGCAATCACAACGCGTTGCGCCGCAAACTGCGTCGCGAGGGCGTGCATATTGAGACAATGAACGATACCGAAGTTGGCGCAGCCTACCTGACATGGCGCATGCAGAATGGCGCGACACTGGGCGAGGCGCTGCAAAGCTCGCTGGATGATCTCGACGGTTTCTTCACCTTCGTCGTCGGCACCAAGGACGGATTTGGTGTTGTGCGCGATCCAATCGCCTGCAAACCCGCCGTCATGGCCGAAACCGACCAATATGTTGCGTTTGGTTCTGAATATCGCGCGCTGGTCAACCTGCCCGGCATCGAGCAGGCCCGTGTCTGGGAACCCGAGCCGGCAACCGTCTATTTCTGGAGCCATAACGCAGCTCCGACCGCCACAGAGAAGGCCGCGTAA
- a CDS encoding pyrimidine 5'-nucleotidase, with amino-acid sequence MPKQFFSHVSTWVFDLDNTLYPPEARLFDQIEVKMTDFVMTALGVERAEADRLRRHYWRTHGTTLAGLMREHGVDPGPYLTDVHDISMERLQPDPHLRAQIAALPGRKIIYTNGCAPYAERVIAARGLGGSFDAIYGVEHAGFLPKPERAAFEAIFATDGIAPDCAAMFEDDVRNLEAPHQMGLRTVHVGPTPHPAPHIHHHTDDLANFLARLI; translated from the coding sequence ATGCCAAAGCAATTCTTCTCTCACGTCAGCACTTGGGTCTTTGATCTGGACAACACTCTGTACCCGCCAGAGGCACGGCTTTTCGATCAGATCGAAGTGAAGATGACCGATTTCGTGATGACCGCACTTGGCGTGGAGCGCGCCGAAGCGGATCGTCTGCGGCGGCACTACTGGCGCACCCATGGTACCACGCTTGCGGGGTTGATGCGTGAACACGGCGTCGATCCCGGCCCATATCTGACGGATGTGCACGATATCTCGATGGAACGTCTACAGCCGGATCCCCATCTGCGGGCGCAGATCGCTGCGCTGCCGGGGCGCAAAATTATCTATACAAACGGCTGTGCCCCATATGCCGAGCGCGTCATCGCCGCGCGGGGCCTCGGGGGTAGTTTCGATGCGATCTACGGCGTGGAACATGCCGGTTTCCTGCCCAAGCCGGAGCGCGCAGCATTCGAGGCGATTTTTGCCACTGATGGGATCGCCCCGGATTGCGCCGCGATGTTTGAGGATGACGTGCGCAATCTGGAAGCACCGCACCAGATGGGGCTACGGACGGTGCATGTGGGGCCGACGCCGCATCCTGCGCCACATATCCATCATCATACCGATGATCTGGCGAACTTTTTGGCGCGGTTGATCTAA
- a CDS encoding FMN-binding glutamate synthase family protein, giving the protein MKDDHQGAPRTVPIQSATFSNPTNAEIRRAAATGIYDIRGGGSKRKVPHFDDLLFLGASISRYPLEGYREKCDTKVVLGTRFAKKPIELDIPVTIAGMSFGALSGPAKEALGRGATLAGTSTTTGDGGMTEEERGHSNKLVYQLLPSRYGMNPDDLRRCDAIEVVVGQGAKPGGGGMLLGQKISDRVAEMRNLPKGIDQRSACRHPDWTGPDDLEIKILELREITNWEKPIYVKVGGTRPYYDTTLAVKAGADVVVLDGMQGGTAATQDVFIEHVGMPILACIREAVRALEDQGLHREVQLIVSGGIRGGADTAKALAMGADAVAIGTAALIALGDNDPRWESEYNALGTTAGAYDDWHEGRDPAGITTQDSELMKRFDPVAGGRHLNNYLKVMTLEAQTIARACGKNHLHNLEPEDLCALTMEAAAMAKIPLAGTDWYPGKPGTGF; this is encoded by the coding sequence ATGAAAGACGATCACCAAGGCGCACCGCGCACCGTTCCGATCCAGTCGGCCACGTTCTCGAATCCGACAAACGCCGAAATCCGCCGTGCGGCAGCGACCGGCATCTATGACATCCGTGGCGGTGGCTCCAAACGCAAGGTTCCGCATTTCGACGACCTGCTGTTTCTGGGCGCATCGATCTCGCGCTATCCACTGGAAGGGTACCGCGAAAAATGCGACACCAAGGTCGTTCTGGGCACCCGTTTTGCCAAGAAGCCGATCGAGTTGGACATTCCTGTGACCATCGCGGGCATGTCCTTTGGTGCGCTTTCGGGCCCAGCCAAAGAGGCACTGGGACGCGGCGCGACACTGGCAGGAACCTCGACCACCACTGGTGACGGCGGCATGACCGAAGAGGAACGCGGCCACTCCAACAAGCTGGTCTATCAGCTCCTGCCATCGCGTTATGGTATGAACCCTGATGACCTGCGCCGTTGCGACGCCATCGAGGTTGTTGTTGGTCAGGGCGCAAAGCCCGGCGGCGGCGGTATGCTGCTTGGGCAGAAGATCAGTGATCGCGTGGCCGAAATGCGCAACCTGCCTAAGGGCATCGATCAGCGTTCGGCCTGTCGTCACCCTGACTGGACCGGCCCGGACGATCTGGAAATCAAGATCCTTGAACTGCGTGAAATCACCAACTGGGAAAAGCCCATCTACGTCAAGGTCGGGGGCACCCGCCCCTATTATGACACCACGTTGGCCGTTAAGGCAGGCGCGGATGTGGTCGTACTGGACGGGATGCAGGGCGGTACAGCCGCCACACAGGACGTATTCATCGAGCATGTCGGCATGCCCATTCTGGCCTGTATCCGCGAAGCGGTGCGCGCGCTCGAGGATCAGGGGCTTCACCGCGAGGTGCAGCTGATCGTGTCAGGCGGCATTCGCGGCGGAGCGGATACCGCCAAAGCACTGGCGATGGGCGCGGACGCGGTTGCCATCGGTACCGCCGCGCTGATCGCGCTGGGCGATAATGATCCGCGCTGGGAGTCCGAGTATAACGCACTGGGCACCACCGCAGGCGCATATGATGACTGGCACGAAGGGCGCGACCCTGCCGGTATCACCACGCAGGATTCTGAACTGATGAAACGGTTCGATCCGGTCGCCGGCGGACGTCACCTGAACAACTACCTCAAGGTGATGACGCTGGAGGCGCAAACGATTGCACGGGCCTGCGGCAAAAACCATCTGCACAACCTGGAGCCGGAAGACCTCTGCGCTCTGACAATGGAAGCCGCTGCCATGGCCAAGATTCCATTGGCAGGTACGGACTGGTATCCCGGCAAGCCGGGCACCGGGTTTTAA
- a CDS encoding glycosyltransferase — MGISELRQLDTRSLKSAGALCDLGLNLVRAGTISSSDAALAQLVQSHCDASLERVLEAEGLAGSADLLAAQARRANTTLIEGSELAASAAVLPGVDPRLLLKHAAVPIAQSDAVSALAVSTPDTLRAFEGMLPDSVTRLPLVIAPRRDIQDRVANLNRAALTKAAQARVPEHESFRTWRANPLRRLCVTLGAMTLCLMLTFFFPTIVFAAFAGWAALTLVVSFGLRVSALIARMALGPVEEDAPTVSPTQKLPKVSVLVPLFQETEIAHALVTRLTRLTYPKCLLDVILVLEENDTTTRQTLAEIDLPPWMRAVIVPEGQPRTKPRAMNYALDFCEGDIIGIFDAEDSPDPDQITQVARRFQAAPPEVVCLQGILDYYNPRQNWLARCFSIEYAAWFRVMLPGLARLGFAIPLGGTTLYFRRPALEALGGWDAHNVTEDADLGFRLARHGYRTEIIGTVTGEEANCRVWPWVKQRSRWLKGYMQTYLVHMRRPVQLYRQLGALKFWGFQAHFVSALSQFFLAPFLWSFWLILFGLSHPLDPLISRDALILLGRLFLAVELLNIAIYLVAVSGRYHRHLMLWAPTMHFYTPLGTLAAYKALYELIFAPFFWDKTSHGHSLVGAGHSADVEMRRSNRGFDLTGIQFQARHERF; from the coding sequence ATGGGCATTTCAGAATTGCGGCAGCTGGACACGCGGTCTCTGAAATCTGCCGGGGCGCTCTGTGATCTGGGGCTGAATCTCGTGCGCGCCGGCACCATCAGCAGTTCAGATGCGGCGCTGGCGCAACTGGTTCAGAGCCATTGTGATGCGTCACTGGAAAGGGTGCTGGAAGCCGAGGGGTTGGCCGGTTCTGCTGATCTGTTGGCTGCGCAAGCACGCCGGGCGAATACCACTCTCATTGAGGGCTCAGAACTCGCTGCCAGTGCTGCCGTTCTGCCGGGTGTCGATCCGCGCCTGTTGCTGAAACATGCTGCCGTGCCGATCGCGCAGTCCGATGCAGTATCTGCTTTGGCCGTGTCCACACCAGATACATTGCGCGCGTTCGAAGGCATGTTGCCCGATAGTGTCACGCGCCTGCCGCTGGTGATCGCTCCGCGCCGCGATATTCAGGACCGGGTTGCGAACCTAAACAGAGCCGCACTGACAAAAGCCGCACAAGCGCGGGTCCCCGAGCACGAGAGTTTTCGGACATGGCGCGCCAATCCGCTGCGACGGCTGTGCGTGACGTTGGGGGCGATGACACTTTGCCTGATGCTAACCTTTTTCTTTCCGACCATTGTGTTCGCTGCGTTCGCGGGATGGGCCGCATTGACGCTGGTCGTGTCGTTCGGGTTGCGTGTCTCTGCGTTGATTGCGCGCATGGCACTGGGGCCTGTCGAAGAAGACGCTCCGACTGTATCACCGACGCAGAAACTGCCGAAAGTGTCGGTGCTGGTTCCGCTTTTTCAAGAGACCGAAATCGCTCATGCTCTGGTCACGCGGCTGACACGGCTGACCTATCCCAAATGTCTGCTCGACGTCATTCTGGTGCTGGAGGAAAACGACACGACTACGCGGCAGACCTTGGCAGAAATTGATCTGCCGCCGTGGATGCGCGCGGTCATCGTGCCAGAAGGTCAACCGCGTACAAAACCACGCGCAATGAACTATGCGTTGGATTTCTGCGAGGGTGATATCATCGGTATTTTTGATGCCGAAGATTCACCCGACCCCGATCAGATCACCCAAGTGGCCCGCCGGTTTCAGGCGGCCCCGCCAGAGGTCGTGTGTCTGCAGGGCATACTGGATTACTACAATCCCCGGCAGAACTGGTTGGCGCGCTGCTTCAGCATTGAGTACGCGGCATGGTTCCGGGTGATGCTACCCGGGCTTGCGCGGTTAGGGTTTGCGATTCCGTTGGGTGGTACGACGCTATACTTTCGCCGCCCCGCGCTGGAGGCGTTGGGCGGGTGGGACGCCCATAACGTGACCGAGGACGCCGATCTGGGTTTTCGCCTGGCGCGCCATGGTTACCGAACTGAAATCATCGGAACCGTCACCGGGGAGGAGGCCAACTGCCGAGTCTGGCCGTGGGTCAAGCAACGATCGCGCTGGTTAAAGGGGTATATGCAGACCTATCTGGTACATATGCGCAGGCCTGTGCAACTGTATCGGCAACTGGGGGCGCTAAAGTTCTGGGGTTTTCAGGCGCATTTTGTCTCGGCTTTGTCACAGTTCTTCTTGGCGCCATTCCTGTGGTCATTCTGGTTGATCCTGTTCGGGCTGTCGCACCCGCTGGACCCGTTGATTTCGCGGGATGCGCTGATCCTGCTGGGACGACTATTTCTGGCGGTTGAATTGCTAAATATCGCAATCTACCTCGTAGCAGTTTCCGGGCGCTATCACCGGCACCTCATGCTGTGGGCGCCGACCATGCATTTCTATACGCCCTTGGGCACGCTTGCCGCCTACAAGGCCCTTTATGAACTGATCTTTGCGCCGTTTTTCTGGGACAAAACGAGTCACGGTCATTCGTTGGTCGGGGCGGGTCATTCGGCAGATGTAGAAATGCGACGGTCAAATCGTGGATTTGACCTCACCGGAATCCAGTTTCAGGCGCGTCACGAACGCTTTTGA